A stretch of the Medicago truncatula cultivar Jemalong A17 chromosome 5, MtrunA17r5.0-ANR, whole genome shotgun sequence genome encodes the following:
- the LOC11425980 gene encoding SUPPRESSOR OF GAMMA RESPONSE 1 isoform X3 — MAGPSWLVDKSRIATKIKSASGACDPENVTWKSNPTKACPNCQHTIDNSDVVKEWPGLPKGVKFDPSDQEVIWHLLAKCGVGNSKPHPFVDEFIITLEVNDGICYTHPQNLPGVKQDGNASHFFHRAIKAYNTGTRKRRKIHDQDFGDVRWHKTGRTKPVILNGVQKGCKKIMVLYMSSAGGGKAEKTNWVMHQYHLGTEEDEKDGEFVISKVFYQQQQVKLGDKDEQDIPEAIEATIAKVDPVTPKSVTPEPPYTERLYSDVDLGQDTPAIPQPPQMNCLDEIQPYCEEQAKDDLSMVETERNEGTDNNENNADEGQKWWDSESQNLLDSQQLVDALSLCDDLLRSQSPTRDGKDEEQKNQPSLSIYAQLGPEHLKKDIEDCQNLVLEPSNVESNVENDTPSEFRLSQLEFGSQDSFIAFGYNKVVK; from the exons ACCATCATGGCTGGTGGACAAAAGTAGAATTgcaaccaaaataaaaagtgCATCGGGAGCATGTGATCCGGAAAATGTTACATGGAAAAGCAATCCTACAAAGGCTTGCCCAAATTGTCAGCATACTATTGACAATAGTGAT gttGTAAAAGAGTGGCCTGGCTTGCCAAAAGGTGTCAAATTTGATCCATCTGATCAGGAGGTAATTTGGCACTTGCTTGCAAAATGTGGTGTTGGAAATTCAAAACCTCATCCTTTCGTTGATGAGTTTATTATTACTCTTGAAGTGAATGATGGAATTTGTTACACTCATCCTCAAAACTTGCCAG GTGTTAAGCAAGATGGAAATGCATCCCACTTCTTCCACAGAGCAATTAAGGCTTATAATACTGGCACTCGAAAACGCCGAAAAATACATGATCAGGATTTTGGTGACGTCCGCTGGCACAAAACTGGAAGAACTAAGCCAGTAATCTTGAATGGGGTTCAAAAAGGCTGTAAAAAGATTATGGTTCTGTATATGAGTAGTGCAGGAGGAGGAAAAGCTGAGAAAACTAATTGGGTTATGCATCAATATCATCTAGGAACAGAAGAGGATGAAAAGGATGGTGAGTTTGTTATCTCCAAAGTGTTTTACCAACAGCAGCAAGTCAAACTGGGTGATAAGGATGAACAAGATATTCCTGAAGCTATTGAAGCAACAATCGCAAAAGTGGATCCGGTTACTCCCAAATCTGTGACTCCTGAGCCTCCTTATACTGAAAGGCTGTATTCAGATGTAGATCTAGGACAAGACACACCCGCCATTCCTCAG CCTCCTCAGATGAATTGTCTGGATGAAATTCAACCTTATTGTGAAGAGCAAGCAAAAGATGATCTATCCATGGTAGAAACTGAACGTAATGAAG GGACagataataatgaaaataatgCTGATGAGGGCCAAAAATGGTGGGATAGTGAATCACAAAATCTGTtggattcacaacaattggttGACGCATTGTCCTTGTGTGATGATTTACTTCGTAGCCAGTCTCCCACTAGAGACGGTAAAGATGAAGAACAAAAGAACCAACCCAGCCTTTCTATTTATGCTCAGCTAGGACCCGAGCATCTGAAGAAGGATATCGAAGACTGTCAAAATCTCGTCCTTGAGCCTTCAAATGTAGAGTCAAATGTAGAGAATGACACACCTTCGGAGTTTCGACTAAGTCAATTG gAATTTGGCTCACAAGATAGCTTTATAGCATTTGGTTACAACAAGGTAGTAAAGTAA
- the LOC11425980 gene encoding SUPPRESSOR OF GAMMA RESPONSE 1 isoform X1 has product MAGPSWLVDKSRIATKIKSASGACDPENVTWKSNPTKACPNCQHTIDNSDVVKEWPGLPKGVKFDPSDQEVIWHLLAKCGVGNSKPHPFVDEFIITLEVNDGICYTHPQNLPGVKQDGNASHFFHRAIKAYNTGTRKRRKIHDQDFGDVRWHKTGRTKPVILNGVQKGCKKIMVLYMSSAGGGKAEKTNWVMHQYHLGTEEDEKDGEFVISKVFYQQQQVKLGDKDEQDIPEAIEATIAKVDPVTPKSVTPEPPYTERLYSDVDLGQDTPAIPQPPQMNCLDEIQPYCEEQAKDDLSMVETERNEGKDNNENNADDGQKWCEGTDNNENNADEGQKWWDSESQNLLDSQQLVDALSLCDDLLRSQSPTRDGKDEEQKNQPSLSIYAQLGPEHLKKDIEDCQNLVLEPSNVESNVENDTPSEFRLSQLEFGSQDSFIAFGYNKVVK; this is encoded by the exons ACCATCATGGCTGGTGGACAAAAGTAGAATTgcaaccaaaataaaaagtgCATCGGGAGCATGTGATCCGGAAAATGTTACATGGAAAAGCAATCCTACAAAGGCTTGCCCAAATTGTCAGCATACTATTGACAATAGTGAT gttGTAAAAGAGTGGCCTGGCTTGCCAAAAGGTGTCAAATTTGATCCATCTGATCAGGAGGTAATTTGGCACTTGCTTGCAAAATGTGGTGTTGGAAATTCAAAACCTCATCCTTTCGTTGATGAGTTTATTATTACTCTTGAAGTGAATGATGGAATTTGTTACACTCATCCTCAAAACTTGCCAG GTGTTAAGCAAGATGGAAATGCATCCCACTTCTTCCACAGAGCAATTAAGGCTTATAATACTGGCACTCGAAAACGCCGAAAAATACATGATCAGGATTTTGGTGACGTCCGCTGGCACAAAACTGGAAGAACTAAGCCAGTAATCTTGAATGGGGTTCAAAAAGGCTGTAAAAAGATTATGGTTCTGTATATGAGTAGTGCAGGAGGAGGAAAAGCTGAGAAAACTAATTGGGTTATGCATCAATATCATCTAGGAACAGAAGAGGATGAAAAGGATGGTGAGTTTGTTATCTCCAAAGTGTTTTACCAACAGCAGCAAGTCAAACTGGGTGATAAGGATGAACAAGATATTCCTGAAGCTATTGAAGCAACAATCGCAAAAGTGGATCCGGTTACTCCCAAATCTGTGACTCCTGAGCCTCCTTATACTGAAAGGCTGTATTCAGATGTAGATCTAGGACAAGACACACCCGCCATTCCTCAG CCTCCTCAGATGAATTGTCTGGATGAAATTCAACCTTATTGTGAAGAGCAAGCAAAAGATGATCTATCCATGGTAGAAACTGAACGTAATGAAGGGAAagataataatgaaaataatgCTGATGATGGTCAAAAATGGTGCGAAGGGACagataataatgaaaataatgCTGATGAGGGCCAAAAATGGTGGGATAGTGAATCACAAAATCTGTtggattcacaacaattggttGACGCATTGTCCTTGTGTGATGATTTACTTCGTAGCCAGTCTCCCACTAGAGACGGTAAAGATGAAGAACAAAAGAACCAACCCAGCCTTTCTATTTATGCTCAGCTAGGACCCGAGCATCTGAAGAAGGATATCGAAGACTGTCAAAATCTCGTCCTTGAGCCTTCAAATGTAGAGTCAAATGTAGAGAATGACACACCTTCGGAGTTTCGACTAAGTCAATTG gAATTTGGCTCACAAGATAGCTTTATAGCATTTGGTTACAACAAGGTAGTAAAGTAA
- the LOC11425980 gene encoding SUPPRESSOR OF GAMMA RESPONSE 1 isoform X2 yields the protein MAGPSWLVDKSRIATKIKSASGACDPENVTWKSNPTKACPNCQHTIDNSDVVKEWPGLPKGVKFDPSDQEVIWHLLAKCGVGNSKPHPFVDEFIITLEVNDGICYTHPQNLPGVKQDGNASHFFHRAIKAYNTGTRKRRKIHDQDFGDVRWHKTGRTKPVILNGVQKGCKKIMVLYMSSAGGGKAEKTNWVMHQYHLGTEEDEKDGEFVISKVFYQQQQVKLGDKDEQDIPEAIEATIAKVDPVTPKSVTPEPPYTERLYSDVDLGQDTPAIPQMNCLDEIQPYCEEQAKDDLSMVETERNEGKDNNENNADDGQKWCEGTDNNENNADEGQKWWDSESQNLLDSQQLVDALSLCDDLLRSQSPTRDGKDEEQKNQPSLSIYAQLGPEHLKKDIEDCQNLVLEPSNVESNVENDTPSEFRLSQLEFGSQDSFIAFGYNKVVK from the exons ACCATCATGGCTGGTGGACAAAAGTAGAATTgcaaccaaaataaaaagtgCATCGGGAGCATGTGATCCGGAAAATGTTACATGGAAAAGCAATCCTACAAAGGCTTGCCCAAATTGTCAGCATACTATTGACAATAGTGAT gttGTAAAAGAGTGGCCTGGCTTGCCAAAAGGTGTCAAATTTGATCCATCTGATCAGGAGGTAATTTGGCACTTGCTTGCAAAATGTGGTGTTGGAAATTCAAAACCTCATCCTTTCGTTGATGAGTTTATTATTACTCTTGAAGTGAATGATGGAATTTGTTACACTCATCCTCAAAACTTGCCAG GTGTTAAGCAAGATGGAAATGCATCCCACTTCTTCCACAGAGCAATTAAGGCTTATAATACTGGCACTCGAAAACGCCGAAAAATACATGATCAGGATTTTGGTGACGTCCGCTGGCACAAAACTGGAAGAACTAAGCCAGTAATCTTGAATGGGGTTCAAAAAGGCTGTAAAAAGATTATGGTTCTGTATATGAGTAGTGCAGGAGGAGGAAAAGCTGAGAAAACTAATTGGGTTATGCATCAATATCATCTAGGAACAGAAGAGGATGAAAAGGATGGTGAGTTTGTTATCTCCAAAGTGTTTTACCAACAGCAGCAAGTCAAACTGGGTGATAAGGATGAACAAGATATTCCTGAAGCTATTGAAGCAACAATCGCAAAAGTGGATCCGGTTACTCCCAAATCTGTGACTCCTGAGCCTCCTTATACTGAAAGGCTGTATTCAGATGTAGATCTAGGACAAGACACACCCGCCATTCCTCAG ATGAATTGTCTGGATGAAATTCAACCTTATTGTGAAGAGCAAGCAAAAGATGATCTATCCATGGTAGAAACTGAACGTAATGAAGGGAAagataataatgaaaataatgCTGATGATGGTCAAAAATGGTGCGAAGGGACagataataatgaaaataatgCTGATGAGGGCCAAAAATGGTGGGATAGTGAATCACAAAATCTGTtggattcacaacaattggttGACGCATTGTCCTTGTGTGATGATTTACTTCGTAGCCAGTCTCCCACTAGAGACGGTAAAGATGAAGAACAAAAGAACCAACCCAGCCTTTCTATTTATGCTCAGCTAGGACCCGAGCATCTGAAGAAGGATATCGAAGACTGTCAAAATCTCGTCCTTGAGCCTTCAAATGTAGAGTCAAATGTAGAGAATGACACACCTTCGGAGTTTCGACTAAGTCAATTG gAATTTGGCTCACAAGATAGCTTTATAGCATTTGGTTACAACAAGGTAGTAAAGTAA
- the LOC112421692 gene encoding uncharacterized protein: MGRSKLKRSSGLSSNKGFGGVLREQRARLYIIRRCVIMLLCWHE; the protein is encoded by the coding sequence ATGGGAAGATCAAAGTTAAAGAGAAGTAGTGGGCTATCATCAAACAAAGGATTTGGGGGAGTACTTAGAGAGCAAAGGGCAAGGCTATACATAATTAGGAGATGTGTGATCATGCTCCTTTGTTGGCATGAGTAG